From a single Chloroflexota bacterium genomic region:
- a CDS encoding iron ABC transporter permease, giving the protein MSEIAIQPTAAEVSARGWRMGLRRRYRELKMIGQDPVLAMGLMGVGIFVFLFVAYPLLRVAWQGFFDPVSGEFSMKYFAQYFDPYYQAHNLQVLRDTMIMGLMTATGGTALGFIFAYTIVRCNVPFPRLLHVLTLLPTISPPFAIAIATVLLFGRNGLITKQLLGMRFGPGANDVYGLDGLVFVQIVTYFSVAYLIIRAMLERLDPSVEEAALSLGASKFHIFRTVTLPLLIPGLAGSFLLLFVESLADLGNPLLLGGNTTVLSVEIFLAINGQYDQQKGAALSLVLLIPTLTVFLLQRYYVSRRSYIAVTGKPTGGQLQVKEPVIRWSFIIVATLMLLLILMLYLSIFVGSITRLWGIDYSLDLSHYGDALGRGLNAILSTTFLSAVATPIAGIAGMVIAFLVVRKAFSGKQALDFVSNLGGAVPGTILGIGYIIAFIKAPIVVVVLIYAMLAGYLVANTVPDWRRRLAILAVGSLIGYGLTWLPGIYLYEDAWRYLLMAAFLGIAAAAARWAPPERRRSAMLAPLIMAALLAIYNLSPLITQPLAAWGRTLPGTTWPKIITRTSTAIRVFTRPTMAMLGFTSLALGIYAISRVREGARQWVALSFLALSAALTFVGKPLALVGTPYIVIAAYAVRSLPASVRAGVAALQQIDPAIEEASTSLGADAQYTFRHITMPLILPAFIAGLIFAFARHMTSLSAIIFLTTAEWPILTVWILSEVEQGGMSTAAAYSMILIFIVLVAIGLTYLLVGRAFAAEEGVDLTIGGG; this is encoded by the coding sequence ATGAGCGAGATCGCCATCCAACCCACCGCCGCAGAGGTCAGCGCGCGCGGCTGGCGCATGGGCCTGCGGCGACGTTATCGTGAGCTGAAGATGATCGGCCAGGACCCCGTCCTGGCCATGGGATTGATGGGGGTAGGCATTTTCGTCTTCCTATTCGTCGCCTACCCGCTCCTGCGCGTCGCCTGGCAGGGCTTCTTCGACCCGGTCAGCGGCGAGTTCAGCATGAAGTACTTCGCCCAATACTTCGATCCCTATTATCAGGCGCATAACCTTCAGGTGCTGCGGGACACCATGATCATGGGTCTAATGACGGCCACCGGGGGCACGGCACTGGGGTTCATCTTCGCCTACACGATCGTACGCTGCAACGTGCCCTTCCCCCGGCTGCTGCACGTCCTGACGTTGCTGCCGACCATCTCCCCGCCCTTTGCCATCGCCATCGCGACGGTGCTCCTCTTCGGGCGGAACGGCCTTATCACCAAGCAATTATTGGGAATGCGATTCGGCCCCGGGGCCAACGACGTGTACGGGCTGGACGGCCTGGTCTTCGTCCAGATCGTGACTTACTTCTCGGTGGCCTACCTGATCATCCGGGCGATGCTGGAACGCCTCGATCCGTCGGTGGAGGAGGCGGCGCTGAGCCTGGGGGCCAGCAAGTTCCACATCTTCCGCACCGTCACCCTGCCGCTGTTGATCCCCGGCCTGGCCGGATCCTTCCTGCTCCTCTTCGTGGAATCCCTGGCCGACCTGGGCAACCCGCTGCTCCTGGGGGGCAACACCACCGTGCTCTCCGTGGAGATCTTCCTGGCCATCAACGGCCAGTATGACCAACAGAAGGGCGCAGCGCTCTCCCTGGTGCTGCTGATCCCCACGCTGACCGTGTTCCTGCTCCAGCGCTACTACGTCAGCCGTCGCTCCTACATCGCCGTCACCGGTAAGCCCACCGGCGGTCAGCTCCAGGTCAAGGAGCCGGTCATCCGATGGAGTTTCATCATAGTGGCCACCCTGATGCTGCTGCTGATCCTCATGCTCTACCTCTCCATCTTCGTCGGCTCCATCACCCGGCTATGGGGCATTGATTACAGCCTGGACCTCAGCCACTACGGCGACGCCCTGGGACGTGGCCTGAACGCGATCCTCTCCACCACGTTCCTGTCTGCCGTGGCCACCCCCATCGCCGGGATCGCCGGAATGGTGATCGCCTTCCTGGTCGTACGGAAGGCCTTCTCGGGCAAGCAGGCTCTGGATTTCGTCTCCAATTTGGGCGGCGCCGTCCCGGGCACGATCCTGGGCATCGGCTACATCATCGCCTTCATCAAGGCGCCCATCGTGGTGGTTGTGCTGATCTACGCCATGCTGGCCGGTTACCTGGTCGCCAACACCGTCCCCGATTGGCGCCGGCGGCTCGCCATCCTGGCCGTGGGCTCGCTGATCGGCTATGGGCTGACGTGGCTTCCCGGCATCTACCTGTACGAGGACGCCTGGCGCTACCTGCTGATGGCGGCCTTCCTGGGGATCGCCGCCGCGGCGGCGCGCTGGGCGCCCCCTGAGCGACGCCGGAGCGCCATGCTGGCGCCGCTCATCATGGCGGCGCTCCTGGCCATATACAACCTGAGCCCCCTCATCACCCAGCCGCTGGCCGCGTGGGGCCGCACGCTTCCCGGGACCACCTGGCCCAAGATCATCACGCGAACGAGCACCGCTATCCGGGTGTTCACCCGCCCGACCATGGCCATGCTGGGCTTCACCTCGCTGGCGCTGGGCATCTACGCGATCTCTCGCGTCCGAGAGGGGGCGAGACAATGGGTCGCGCTGTCGTTCCTCGCGCTCAGCGCGGCGCTCACCTTCGTCGGGAAACCGCTGGCGCTGGTGGGCACGCCGTACATCGTGATCGCGGCATATGCGGTGCGTAGCCTGCCGGCCTCGGTGCGCGCCGGCGTCGCGGCGCTCCAGCAGATCGACCCGGCCATCGAGGAGGCGTCCACCAGCCTGGGCGCCGACGCCCAATACACCTTCCGACACATCACCATGCCTTTGATCCTGCCCGCGTTCATCGCCGGGCTCATCTTCGCCTTCGCCCGCCATATGACCAGCCTTTCGGCTATCATCTTCCTGACCACGGCCGAGTGGCCGATCCTGACCGTGTGGATCCTGAGCGAGGTGGAGCAGGGAGGCATGAGTACGGCCGCCGCCTACTCGATGATCCTGATCTTTATCGTACTGGTCGCCATCGGGCTGACGTACCTGCTGGTCGGGCGGGCCTTCGCAGCCGAGGAAGGCGTAGACTTGACCATCGGTGGAGGATGA
- a CDS encoding ABC transporter substrate-binding protein — protein MRRHLMWITPMMILVLLLGACVPPQAAQPAQQESTELNLLCTPQVEWCEGMKAEFEKRYPNITVNFVRMSSGESLTRLRNEKDNPQFDIWWGGPIDSFIAAKNEGLLEAYESPNAANIKDPKLMKDPDNYWVGIYVGSLGFATNKNWLEEHPGVEPPRSWDDLLKPEFTGQLMVAHPSSSGTSYTALCTILQIKGEEEGWEFLKKYAGQVLQFTKSGAAPAKFVGQGEAAVGIVFSHDIVAEIEKGAPLVLTFPEEGTGYEIGGMGIIKGAKHLDAAKKWFDWALEPETQELGPKYHAYQAPTVKGAKASRPELLEVKLIDYDFQWCGEHKKEFIDKFTNEIAGAENLKK, from the coding sequence ATGCGTCGCCATCTCATGTGGATCACCCCTATGATGATCCTCGTTCTGCTGTTGGGTGCGTGCGTGCCCCCCCAGGCAGCGCAGCCAGCGCAGCAGGAGAGCACCGAGCTGAACCTTCTCTGCACCCCGCAGGTCGAGTGGTGCGAGGGCATGAAGGCCGAGTTCGAGAAGCGCTACCCCAACATCACCGTCAACTTCGTGCGCATGTCCAGCGGTGAGTCGCTGACGCGGCTGCGCAACGAGAAGGACAATCCCCAGTTCGATATCTGGTGGGGTGGCCCCATCGACAGCTTCATCGCCGCCAAGAACGAGGGCCTGCTCGAGGCGTACGAGTCGCCCAACGCGGCCAACATCAAGGATCCCAAGCTCATGAAGGACCCGGACAACTACTGGGTCGGCATCTACGTGGGCTCGCTGGGGTTCGCCACCAATAAGAACTGGCTGGAGGAGCACCCCGGCGTGGAGCCCCCTCGGAGCTGGGATGATCTGCTGAAGCCCGAGTTCACAGGTCAGCTCATGGTCGCACATCCGTCCAGCTCCGGCACCTCCTACACCGCCCTGTGCACCATCCTGCAGATTAAGGGCGAGGAGGAGGGCTGGGAGTTCCTGAAGAAGTACGCCGGCCAGGTGCTGCAGTTCACCAAGAGCGGCGCAGCGCCCGCCAAGTTCGTCGGACAGGGTGAGGCAGCCGTCGGCATCGTCTTCTCCCACGACATCGTGGCCGAGATCGAGAAGGGAGCGCCGCTGGTGTTGACCTTCCCCGAGGAGGGCACCGGCTACGAGATCGGTGGCATGGGCATCATCAAGGGCGCCAAGCACCTGGATGCGGCCAAGAAGTGGTTCGACTGGGCGCTGGAGCCCGAGACCCAGGAGCTCGGCCCCAAGTACCACGCCTACCAGGCTCCCACGGTGAAGGGCGCCAAGGCCTCCCGGCCGGAGCTGCTGGAAGTCAAGCTCATCGACTATGACTTCCAGTGGTGCGGCGAGCACAAGAAGGAGTTCATCGACAAGTTCACCAACGAGATCGCCGGAGCCGAGAACTTGAAGAAGTAA